In Neorhizobium sp. NCHU2750, a single genomic region encodes these proteins:
- a CDS encoding YqaA family protein — MFDLAAYAGLFITAFVAATILPMQSETVFVGLILTGNYSVAALLLTASIGNTLGAAVNWLLGRGIERFRNKRWFPASAAQLDRAQRWYQRYGKWSLLLSWLPIGGDALTVVAGILREPFPTFLALVFIGKAARYAVLAWITLRLS, encoded by the coding sequence ATGTTCGATCTGGCAGCCTATGCGGGCCTCTTCATCACCGCCTTCGTTGCGGCGACGATCCTGCCGATGCAATCGGAAACCGTTTTCGTCGGCCTGATCCTGACGGGCAATTATTCGGTCGCCGCCTTGCTGCTCACGGCATCGATAGGCAACACGCTCGGAGCTGCGGTCAACTGGTTGCTCGGCCGCGGCATCGAACGGTTCAGGAACAAGCGCTGGTTCCCCGCCAGCGCGGCGCAGCTCGACCGCGCGCAACGCTGGTACCAGCGTTACGGAAAGTGGTCTCTGCTGTTGAGCTGGCTGCCGATCGGCGGCGACGCATTGACCGTCGTCGCCGGCATATTGCGCGAACCGTTTCCGACTTTCCTGGCTCTTGTCTTCATCGGCAAGGCAGCACGCTATGCAGTGCTGGCCTGGATCACTCTGCGCCTGAGCTGA
- a CDS encoding methyltransferase domain-containing protein, protein MRRLRSYCQSTALAEGPELVADDRQGADVWRFLRSWASNPLRVGAVAASGQTLARLITQEIGADAGPVIELGPGTGVFTRALLARGVAESELTLIEYGHEFLPMLERRFPAARVLQMDASRLRRAQIFDGQAAGAAVSGLPLLSMSPRKQTAILAGVFAYLKPGASLYQFTYGPRCPVPRRILDRLGLKAVRVGGTVRNIPPAAVYRISRRRPFDFSSGAE, encoded by the coding sequence ATGCGCCGGTTACGCTCATATTGCCAAAGCACTGCCTTGGCCGAAGGCCCGGAACTCGTCGCCGACGACAGGCAGGGTGCCGATGTCTGGCGGTTTCTCCGATCCTGGGCCAGCAATCCGCTGCGTGTCGGCGCCGTTGCCGCTTCGGGGCAGACGCTGGCAAGACTGATCACCCAGGAGATCGGCGCGGATGCAGGTCCGGTGATCGAGCTTGGTCCCGGCACCGGCGTCTTCACCCGCGCGCTCCTAGCTCGCGGCGTGGCAGAGAGCGAGCTCACGCTGATCGAGTACGGCCACGAATTCCTGCCGATGCTGGAGCGCCGCTTTCCGGCTGCCCGCGTGCTGCAGATGGACGCGTCACGGTTGCGCCGGGCGCAGATCTTCGACGGTCAGGCGGCCGGTGCTGCCGTGAGCGGGCTGCCGCTTCTCTCCATGTCGCCGCGCAAGCAGACGGCGATCCTGGCCGGCGTGTTCGCCTATCTGAAGCCGGGTGCTTCGCTCTACCAGTTCACCTATGGCCCCCGTTGCCCGGTGCCACGGCGCATTCTCGACCGGCTGGGGTTGAAGGCCGTGCGCGTCGGCGGGACCGTGCGCAACATTCCGCCGGCAGCCGTCTATCGGATTTCCCGGCGGCGGCCGTTCGATTTCAGCTCAGGCGCAGAGTGA
- a CDS encoding APC family permease, which translates to MSANAERIEQIAGGDGELKRVMGPGLLLLFIVGDILGTGIYALTGQVASEVGGVVWLPFLIAFIVALLTACSYLELVTKYPQAAGAALYTHKAFGIHFVTFLVAFAVMSSGITSASTASRAFAANFSTSLGLDLGAWGVPLIAVGFIALVAAINFRGVGESVRLNVLLTVVELTGLLIIIGIGMWAIFGGQGDVSRAWTFATPEGTGTFWPVVAATTLAFFAMVGFEDSVNMAEECKEPSRIFPKVLLGGLALTGLIYILVAISAITLVPASELGEGETPLLKVIQTGAPNFPIGIFAVITMFAVANSALINMMMASRLIYGMSRQGVLPEVLGRVHSGRRTPYVAIVFTSLLAVALIVFAGGVKALGGTTALLLLCVFAVVNVAVLVLRKDKVAHRHFRTPTILPILGAVTCTFLAGPWTGRDPVQYAIAGALIVLGTVLWFATVQIMRTANQAA; encoded by the coding sequence ATGAGCGCGAATGCAGAGAGGATCGAGCAGATTGCAGGCGGGGACGGAGAACTGAAGCGCGTCATGGGGCCGGGGCTCCTACTGCTCTTCATCGTCGGTGATATCCTCGGAACCGGCATCTATGCCCTGACCGGCCAGGTGGCTTCGGAAGTCGGCGGTGTCGTGTGGCTACCATTCCTGATCGCCTTCATCGTCGCATTGCTGACCGCCTGCAGCTATCTCGAGCTGGTCACCAAATATCCGCAGGCTGCGGGTGCGGCACTTTATACCCACAAGGCCTTCGGCATCCATTTCGTCACGTTTCTCGTCGCATTTGCCGTGATGTCTTCCGGGATCACTTCGGCATCGACGGCTTCGCGCGCCTTCGCTGCCAATTTCTCCACGTCGCTCGGGCTCGATCTCGGCGCCTGGGGCGTGCCGCTGATCGCCGTCGGCTTCATTGCCCTCGTCGCCGCGATCAATTTTCGTGGTGTCGGCGAGAGCGTCAGGCTGAACGTGCTGCTGACGGTCGTCGAACTGACCGGCCTGCTGATCATCATCGGCATAGGCATGTGGGCCATCTTCGGCGGTCAGGGTGATGTATCCCGTGCCTGGACCTTTGCGACCCCAGAAGGAACCGGTACCTTCTGGCCCGTCGTTGCAGCGACCACGCTGGCATTCTTCGCCATGGTCGGCTTCGAGGATTCGGTCAACATGGCGGAAGAATGCAAAGAGCCGAGCCGCATCTTTCCCAAAGTGCTGCTTGGGGGCCTAGCACTCACCGGCCTCATCTACATTCTCGTTGCCATCTCGGCGATCACGCTTGTCCCGGCAAGCGAACTGGGCGAAGGCGAGACTCCTCTCCTCAAGGTCATCCAGACGGGAGCCCCGAATTTTCCGATCGGCATATTTGCGGTCATCACCATGTTCGCCGTCGCCAATTCGGCGCTGATCAACATGATGATGGCAAGCCGCCTCATATACGGGATGAGCCGACAGGGTGTGCTGCCGGAAGTTCTCGGCAGGGTACACTCGGGTCGGCGCACCCCCTATGTGGCGATCGTCTTCACCTCGCTGCTTGCCGTCGCGCTGATCGTCTTTGCCGGCGGCGTAAAGGCGCTCGGCGGTACGACCGCCCTGCTGCTTCTCTGCGTCTTTGCCGTCGTCAATGTCGCGGTATTGGTTTTGAGGAAAGACAAGGTCGCTCACAGGCATTTTCGCACGCCGACCATCCTGCCGATCCTCGGCGCAGTCACCTGCACCTTCCTCGCCGGTCCGTGGACCGGACGGGACCCGGTTCAATATGCGATCGCCGGCGCCCTGATCGTGCTGGGAACAGTGCTCTGGTTCGCCACGGTCCAGATCATGCGAACGGCAAACCAGGCTGCCTGA
- a CDS encoding HAD-IA family hydrolase — MSSAASTTTVLPSRDYAAFLFDMDGTILSSTAAAERVWGRWAESMGLEVEGFLRIMHGRRGIDTITDLNLPGVDPQVEAEKVLRGEIDDLEGVVPLKGAAEFLRSLPDGRWTIVTSSPLELAKARLAAAGIPIPKFIVSAEDVTVGKPDPQGYRLGAERLGVDPKDVLVFEDVPAGIAAGQAAGAEVMVITTTHSHPVEGGQYRMRDYGAVAAGVSVEGRLSVRAR, encoded by the coding sequence CGACCGTCCTGCCCTCACGCGATTACGCTGCCTTCCTGTTCGACATGGACGGGACGATCCTCAGTTCGACGGCAGCAGCCGAACGTGTGTGGGGCCGGTGGGCTGAGAGCATGGGGCTGGAGGTGGAGGGTTTTCTGCGCATCATGCATGGGCGGCGCGGCATAGACACGATTACCGATCTCAACCTTCCGGGCGTCGACCCGCAGGTGGAAGCGGAAAAGGTGCTGCGTGGCGAAATCGACGATCTTGAAGGTGTCGTGCCATTGAAGGGGGCAGCCGAGTTTCTGAGGAGCCTGCCTGACGGGCGCTGGACGATTGTCACATCCTCGCCGCTCGAACTTGCCAAGGCAAGACTGGCAGCCGCCGGAATTCCGATCCCGAAATTCATCGTCTCAGCAGAGGACGTGACGGTGGGCAAGCCAGACCCACAGGGGTATCGACTGGGCGCCGAGCGGCTTGGCGTCGATCCCAAAGACGTGCTGGTGTTCGAGGACGTGCCGGCCGGCATTGCCGCAGGGCAGGCGGCGGGCGCCGAAGTCATGGTGATCACCACCACCCACAGCCACCCCGTCGAGGGCGGCCAATACCGGATGCGCGACTATGGCGCAGTCGCAGCCGGCGTCTCGGTGGAAGGGCGTCTGTCCGTCCGGGCCAGATAG